GCTCGCTGTACACGGTGCCGTTCAGTTCGGTGTCGACGGTGAACAACACGAATCGCGGGCTCGGCAACGCGGCCGTTCGGGTCAGCATCGCGTACGGCCAGGACGTCGATCTCGCGATCGCGACGCTCAAGGAAATCGGCGCCGCGCTGCGCGAAGACGAGCAGTTCAAGGACGGCATCCTGTCGGACTTCAGCTTCTGGGGCGTCGATGCCGTCGACGGCGCGGCCGTCACGCTCGCCGGTCAGATTCAATGCCGCGATTCGGCACGCTGGCCGGTGCAGCGCGAATTCAACCGGCGCATCTTCGACACGTTCCGCGCGAACGGTATCGAGATCGCGAATCCACAGCGCAGCATGCTGGTCGCGGCCAACCCGGGGCAAGGCGGTTCTGATTCCGCTAATGACGAGCTCGAAGGCCCACCGCGTCCGTCGAATGTGCCGGATGGACCGCAACAGGCGCAAAAACCGTCATCGAAGGTGGCGCGGCACTGAGCTTCAACAACCCGGCTGCCCGTCTTATGACGAATGCTCGACGCCAAGCAGCCGCGCGTCGAGCAAATTCGCAAGCGCTTCGCCGCCCCGCTGCATCACGTAATCGTGATTCCATTTGAAGAACGGACGCGCGAGCGGCGCAAGCAGATTCATCCAGCCGCGCTGCGTGCGTACGCGCCATTCGTAGCGCACCACCGTCGCTTCGCCGTGCGTCGAGAAGTGCCAGCGCCCCGTTCCTTCGACGTCGCCGCACGCTTCGCCTTCGAGCACGGCGAGCGGCTCGACGCGGGTCACGCGCATGTCGAACGCGACGCGATACGGCAGGCGTCCTTTCCATGTATAGCGATGCAATGCGCCGACGCCGTCGCTCGCGCCCGGCTCCACTTCGATCACGCGCTCGACGCAGGTCCACCATTGCGGCCAGCGCGCCGGATCGTGGATGGCATCCCATACGGCCGGTAGCGGCGCGTCGACGCGCCAGATCGTCGTGAAGCGGTATTCGTCTGCGCGCACGGGTTGTCTCCGGTTCTTGTTGCTTCTTGTTGCTATGTCTCGATCTTCCACCAGCGCGGCAACAACCGCTTCACATCCGCGTGCCGATACCGGTCGTCGATCAGATGCACGACGCCCGCATCCTGTTCGGTGCGAATCACGCGCCCCGCCGCCTGCACGACCTTCTGCATGCCCGGATAAAGATACGCATAGTCGTAGCCGTTGCCGAACTGCGCATCGAAGGTGCGGCGCATCTGTTCGTTGACGTCGTTCATCTGCGGCAAGCCGAGCGTCGCGATGAACGCGCCGATGAGCCGCTCGCCGACCAGATCGATCCCCTCCGAAAACGCGCCGCCCAGCACCGCGAAACCGACGCCCGCGCCGCTCGTCGTGAAGCGCGCGAGGAACGCGTCGCGCGCGGTCTCGTCCATGCGCGGCTCCTGCGTCCAGATGGGCACCTGCGGATGCCGCTCACGCATCGATCCCGCGACGCGCTGCAAGTAATCGAAGCTGCTCAGAAAGCCCAGATAGTTGCCTGGACGCGCGGCGTACTGCTGCGCGATCAGATCGACGATCGGTTCGAGCGAGCGCTCGCGGTCGCGCCAGCGCGTCGACACATGATGCGCGACATGCACATCCAGTTGCTCGGCCCGGAACGGCCCTTCGACGTCGAGCCAACCGGTGTCGTCGGGCAAACCGAGCATGTCGCGATAGAAATGCTGGGGGCTGAGCGTGCCGGAAAACACAATCGTTGCGCGCGCGGCGGCGTAGCGCAGCTTGAGGAACGGCGCGGGAATCACGTTGCGCACGCAAATCTCTGTCGAGGACTTCGCGTGGGCCTGGCCGCGATGCG
The Paraburkholderia terrae genome window above contains:
- a CDS encoding SRPBCC family protein, whose product is MRADEYRFTTIWRVDAPLPAVWDAIHDPARWPQWWTCVERVIEVEPGASDGVGALHRYTWKGRLPYRVAFDMRVTRVEPLAVLEGEACGDVEGTGRWHFSTHGEATVVRYEWRVRTQRGWMNLLAPLARPFFKWNHDYVMQRGGEALANLLDARLLGVEHSS